In Lysinibacillus sp. 2017, the DNA window AGAACTGCAACAATTATTTCAAAATAAACTTACGATTATTGCTATCCATATGCCGAGAAGTGAAGAGGACAAAGATGTAAAGGCAATTAAATCAAAATTAAAACAGCTTGCAATTGCATTACCAGTATATGTTGACCAACACTTACGTCTAACGAACGCGTTTGAAAATCGATTTGTACCAGCCTATTATCTTTTTGACAAAGAGAAAAAGCTACGGTTTTATCAAGCAGGAGTACCATCAAAAAAATTATTACAACAAAAAATTGAACGCTTCATTTAATAGCGGAAGTTAAGAAATTACGTTAAAATGTTGGCAATGGATAGGTTCGGAGGAGAAACGATGAAAAAAGAATTTGTAGTCATAGGGTTAGGACGTTTTGGCGGTAGCATTGTCCGTGAATTGGTGAAGCAAGGAGCCAATGTCATGGCAATTGACACCGACAGTGAGCGTGTAGATGAATATTCGAAAATTGCCACACAAGCGATCGTAGCAGATACCACGGAAGAAGAGGTTATCAAATCTTTAGGCTTATGGAATTTTGAACATGTCATTGTGGCCATTGGTGAAAATATACAATCGAGCATTTTAACGACGCTTATTTTAAAAGAACTAGGGGTACCACAAATTACAGTAAAAGCCCAAAACGATTATCATGAAAAAGTATTGCTCAAAATTGGTGCGGATTTTGTAGTACACCCAGAACGTGATATGGGCATTCGAATTGCCAATAACATGATTTCAAATAGTGTTTTGGATTATTTAGAGTTATCCGCAGAGCACTCCATTATGGAAATTAAAGCGAGTGAAAATATTGCAGGAAATTCGTTGATTGAGCTTGATATTCGGGCAAAATATGGTGTTAATATTGTCGGGATTACAAGAGGCGATGAAATAATGATCTCGCCAGCAGCAACAGAGCGTATTCAGCTTGGAGATGTACTACTCATCATTGGTGCGGACGTCGATATTAATCGCTTTGTGAAAAAAGTTATACAACGATAAAAATTGAAGTCCTTCAAATTACTAA includes these proteins:
- a CDS encoding TrkA family potassium uptake protein; this encodes MKKEFVVIGLGRFGGSIVRELVKQGANVMAIDTDSERVDEYSKIATQAIVADTTEEEVIKSLGLWNFEHVIVAIGENIQSSILTTLILKELGVPQITVKAQNDYHEKVLLKIGADFVVHPERDMGIRIANNMISNSVLDYLELSAEHSIMEIKASENIAGNSLIELDIRAKYGVNIVGITRGDEIMISPAATERIQLGDVLLIIGADVDINRFVKKVIQR
- a CDS encoding redoxin domain-containing protein; this translates as MKIRTPMPSLDGDELIINERALTKDISNITLIYFWSISCNQCETSIIKLKELQQLFQNKLTIIAIHMPRSEEDKDVKAIKSKLKQLAIALPVYVDQHLRLTNAFENRFVPAYYLFDKEKKLRFYQAGVPSKKLLQQKIERFI